Proteins encoded in a region of the Drosophila busckii strain San Diego stock center, stock number 13000-0081.31 chromosome 2L, ASM1175060v1, whole genome shotgun sequence genome:
- the LOC108600234 gene encoding cingulin, translating into MGPKSPRIRITEYSSNGEDSPRGKNNTPRTPYNKSIIGTQMKKRRSQTTYQRMNQKLLRTEPKIHMKPLSNIPRSVYLTPSSSDTELSTNSQSAPKLAKLPAATPALSPLPPYLTLKRQQTAAILNFQARKSVSQMDFKEARRTGNYQLVAHLSSSKALVPAVNSKQEKQLTIKDDNLTKLLLQDAAQLCNDAARGNVHFLVNSEQDVRTASLRIFNSLLLRSWRRRRDEVRHLGDQIEEFKRSLVKNRNQLHVYNSLFAVEKRRSDVLNDQLKQSYVDSAKTKLSYNEMSALLEQSNKEKQQLVEESVQKQQEIENLQELLQLSKKDLFQANAQQRDQLEQLTRVQVESQNAKFDIEELTEQLQSLKLELAQRQQYVDKLRDNIIDIDKQLKDSSTKLLEHKSETELHIGKLMARSAKLELACKQKDEQLATLQNCLAATVGQRIRQCLAQREVYQHATFRLMHFVAYCMLPGTPPPLIPMPSLPDAVKKIRGIFNASGKESHNELKDISVALSK; encoded by the exons ATGGGTCCAAAAAGTCCACGCATACGCATAACGGAATATAGCTCAAACGGGGAAGACTCACCGCGTGGCAAAAACAATACGCCCCGTACGCCCTACAACAAGTCGATAATTGGCACTCAAATGAAGAAGCGTCGCTCGCAGACAACTTATCAGCGCATGAACCAGAAGCTATTGCG CACTGAGCCCAAGATACACATGAAGCCGCTGTCCAACATACCCAGGTCAGTGTACCTTACACCCTCCAGTTCGGACACTGAATTGAGCACCAACAGCCAATCAGCTCCAAAGCTGGCTAAATTGCCAGCGGCCACGCCTGCTTTGTCTCCACTGCCGCCCTACTTGACACTAAAGCGTCAGCAGACGGCGGCCATTCTCAACTTCCAGGCTCGCAAATCTGTTTCCCAAATGGACTTCAAGGAGGCGCGTCGCACTGGTAACTATCAGCTGGTGGCGCACCTGTCCAGCTCCAAGGCACTTGTGCCCGCCGTCAACAGTAAACAGGAGAAGCAGCTAACCATCAAGGATGACAATCTAACCAAATTGTTGTTACAAGATGCCGCCCAGCTGTGCAACGACGCAGCACGTGGCAACGTTCACTTTCTTGTCAACTCTGAGCAAGATGTGCGCACTGCCAGCCTACGCATCTTCAACAGTCTGCTGTTGCGCTCctggcgtcgtcgtcgtgatGAGGTCCGTCACCTCGGCGACCAGATTGAGGAGTTCAAGCGAAGT CTCGTCAAAAATCGCAATCAACTGCATGTCTATAACTCATTATTTGCCGTGGAGAAGCGTCGCAGTGATGTGCTGAACGATCAACTAAAACAATCCTATGTGGACAGTGCCAAGACCAAATTGTCTTACAATGAGATGAGCGCGCTGCTTGAACAGAGCAACAAAGAGAAGCAACAATTGGTGGAAGAATCAGTGCagaaacaacaagaaattgaGAATCtgcaggagctgctgcagctcagcaAAAAGGATCTGTTCCAGGCCAATGCGCAGCAGCGAGATCAATTGGAGCAGCTGACGCGTGTCCAAGTGGAATCCCAGAATGCAAAGTTTGATATTGAAGAGTTGACGGAACAGCTGCAATCACTAAAACTGGAATTGGCTCAAAGGCAGCAGTATGTGGATAAACTGCGGGATAATATTATTGATATAGATAAGCAGCTAAAGGATTCGAGCACAAAACTCTTGGAGCACAAAAGCGAAACGGAGCTGCATATTGG CAAATTAATGGCGCGCTCGGCAAAGTTGGAGCTTGCCTGCAAGCAGAAGGACGAGCAGCTAGCTACGCTGCAGAACTGCTTGGCCGCCACAGTGGGTCAGCGCATTCGCCAGTGCTTGGCCCAACGAGAAGTCTATCAACATGCCACGTTTCGTCTGATGCACTTTGTTGCATATTGCATGCTACCGGGCACGCCTCCGCCGCTCATACCCATGCCCTCGCTGCCGGATGCTGTTAAGAAGATTCGGGGCATATTTAATGCCAGCGGCAAGGAATCGCACAACGAGCTTAAGGACATCAGTGTTGCATTATCAAAATGA